A portion of the Pseudomonas koreensis genome contains these proteins:
- a CDS encoding DUF3509 domain-containing protein, with protein MSLIQEKFTSLFSNYEVSTAPRPDGGILLTLRSSDGKVFKRALSYQQLHAGDQLSWAISAIRRDLAEQASELPQIAMLQSQQRFALPTYHSL; from the coding sequence ATGAGCCTGATTCAAGAAAAATTTACATCGCTGTTCTCCAACTACGAAGTCAGCACTGCCCCACGTCCTGACGGTGGCATCCTGCTCACTCTGCGTAGCAGCGACGGCAAAGTCTTCAAACGCGCACTCTCGTATCAGCAACTGCACGCCGGTGACCAATTGTCCTGGGCGATCAGCGCGATTCGCCGTGACCTGGCCGAACAGGCCAGCGAGTTGCCGCAAATCGCAATGCTGCAGAGCCAGCAGCGCTTTGCCCTGCCGACGTATCACTCGCTGTAA